Below is a genomic region from Chitinophagaceae bacterium.
TCTGGCTCCACCTCTACCCCGAAAAAAATAACTCTTTTAAGAGAACAAATGGAAGCAAGTGCCTCATCTACCATACATTTTTTAAACCTCCCCCAAAAAACTCCCGTCACTATCTGTATAAATATACATTTCATCGGCGGAATAATGCAAATAGTACGAGGAATCATTAATAAATCTGATATATATATTGTAGAACCATCCGCACATTTTTTTGAAAATATACCCACAGATTGGAATATCGGACTCATTTCACTTTTTCCATTACAATTAGAAAAAATACTAGAAAAAAACGCTATTGGTATCTTACAAAAAGCCACAGCAATCCTCATAGGAGGGGCCCCTCTCCATAATCATTTAATAGAAAAATGTAATAATATAACCACCCCCTTATACCATACTTTTGGAATGACAGAAACAGTATCTCACATTGCTTTAAAACGACTGAACGGAGAACAAAAATCTCATTATTTTCAATGTCTCCCTGATATAGAAATACGAAAAGATGCAAGAGGATGCTTAGAAGTGAAAGGTAATATAACCAGAAACATATACGTTCCTACTAATGATTTAGTAGAAATTGTTGACGGAACTTCTTTTTTTTGGAAAGGAAGGTTTGATAATATTATAAATTCGGGGGGAATAAAAATATCTTTAGACGAATTAGAAAATACAATAAAAAATATTTTTGAAGAAAACAATATAAAAGAACTATTTTTTTTAGCATCCGTTCCCGACAAATCATTGGGACAAAAAATAATACTTACCATCGAAAAAAAAAACTATAGTATAATACTTTCAAAAAAAAAAATAAAAATACTTTTAAAAGAAAAACTACCTCAATACTTATGCCCGAGAAATAT
It encodes:
- a CDS encoding AMP-binding protein: MKIYFRDQTFLFSDIIQNKIILPPSETYKENVFSFIKKWNNEEKTFNITTSGSTSTPKKITLLREQMEASASSTIHFLNLPQKTPVTICINIHFIGGIMQIVRGIINKSDIYIVEPSAHFFENIPTDWNIGLISLFPLQLEKILEKNAIGILQKATAILIGGAPLHNHLIEKCNNITTPLYHTFGMTETVSHIALKRLNGEQKSHYFQCLPDIEIRKDARGCLEVKGNITRNIYVPTNDLVEIVDGTSFFWKGRFDNIINSGGIKISLDELENTIKNIFEENNIKELFFLASVPDKSLGQKIILTIEKKNYSIILSKKKIKILLKEKLPQYLCPRN